From the Primulina tabacum isolate GXHZ01 chromosome 15, ASM2559414v2, whole genome shotgun sequence genome, one window contains:
- the LOC142526502 gene encoding transcription factor MTB1-like — protein MHHRWNSGNQFRVLPFLFPISEPNESSLFSLRQLYAHWNCCGLSCGMRLDFGMEAVGWNVEDKAMTAAVLGAKAFDHLMSSSVSAECSFMTLGNDEKLQNKLSDLVERPGFANFSWNYAIFWQLSRSNSGDLVLGWGDGCCREPRDDEESEFTQIHNMRLEDESKQRMRKRVLQKLHTLFGGTDEDSYAFGLDKVTDTEMFFLASMYFCFPRGEGGPGKCFGSNKHVWLLDALKSPIDYCVRSFLAKSAGMQTIVLIPTDIGVVELGSVKCIPESLEILKEIRSSFSSISPHLSVKKVGPVANQKDVDDPISNLVSGNRSEVVTKIFGQDLNSGRMQFIEKLAVKKVEGRAWDANVDGLRLPFAKTGNGFHGATWSQYNNVKPGNHAEIYSPHPATKNLHEHIGGPRKEFRLNNTQNQKPAKMQIDFTGATSRPLVSQAHSVDSEHSDVEVSCQEEQNGLSTEMRPRKRGRKPANGRMEALNHVEAERQRREKLNQRFYALRAVVPNISKMDKASLLGDAISYITELQTKLKNMESEGESPRSIPREAPCLEAKTSTEMQESVPRIYVQANGDDVTVQMSCQLDAHPVSKIYQAIKNAQATIVDTKMAVGSEKIFHTFVVKSVGSEPLTKERLINAYSHDSNSRQP, from the exons ATGCACCACCGTTGGAATTCGGGCAACCAATTTCGGGTGCTGCCCTTTCTTTTTCCTATTTCCGAGCCAAACGAAAGCTCTTTGTTTTCACTTCGCCAACTGTACGCACACTGGAATTGTTG tGGGTTGTCTTGTGGGATGAGATTAGATTTCGGGATGGAGGCTGTTGGGTGGAATGTTGAGGATAAGGCCATGACGGCGGCGGTTTTAGGAGCCAAGGCTTTTGATCACTTGATGTCGAGCTCCGTTTCTGCTGAATGCTCGTTCATGACGTTGGGGAATGATGAGAAGTTGCAGAATAAGCTGTCAGATCTTGTGGAACGCCCAGGTTTCGCCAATTTTAGCTGGAATTATGCAATCTTTTGGCAGCTTTCGAGGTCTAATTCCGGTGATTTGGTCTTGGGCTGGGGAGATGGGTGTTGTCGTGAGCCTCGCGATGACGAGGAGTCTGAATTTACCCAGATTCACAATATGCGACTTGAAGATGAATCCAAACAAAGAATGAGGAAAAGGGTCCTCCAGAAGTTGCATACTTTGTTTGGGGGAACCGATGAGGATAGTTATGCCTTTGGATTGGATAAGGTTACGGATACGGAGATGTTCTTCCTGGCTTCTATGTACTTCTGCTTTCCTAGGGGAGAAGGGGGTCCTGGAAAATGTTTTGGGTCAAATAAGCATGTCTGGTTGTTGGATGCTTTGAAGTCTCCGATTGATTATTGCGTGAGATCCTTTCTTGCAAAGTCGGCTGGTATGCAGACTATCGTTTTGATTCCAACAGACATTGGGGTGGTTGAATTAGGGTCGGTGAAATGTATCCCGGAAAGTTTAGAGATCTTAAAGGAGATTCGATCTTCCTTTTCCTCAATTTCGCCACATCTTAGTGTCAAGAAAGTCGGACCTGTGGCCAACCAAAAAGATGTGGATGATCCCATTTCTAATTTGGTAAGTGGAAATCGTTCAGAAGTCGTCACCAAGATTTTCGGGCAGGATTTAAATTCAGGTCGTATGCAATTTATTGAAAAACTCGCTGTTAAGAAAGTGGAAGGCAgggcatgggatgcaaatgtaGATGGGCTCAGGTTGCCATTTGCAAAAACTGGAAATGGTTTTCATGGCGCAACATGGAGTCAGTACAATAATGTAAAGCCGGGGAACCATGCGGAGATTTATAGCCCTCACCCTGCAACCAAAAATCTTCATGAGCATATCGGTGGGCCAAGAAAAGAGTTTCGGCTGAATAATACTCAGAATCAAAAGCCAGCAAAGATGCAGATTGATTTTACTGGAGCAACCTCAAGGCCATTAGTTTCCCAGGCGCATAGTGTTGACTCTGAGCACTCAGATGTTGAGGTTTCATGCCAGGAAGAGCAGAATGGGTTATCGACAGAGATGAGGCCAAGAAAGCGCGGTCGGAAGCCTGCCAATGGACGAATGGAGGCTCTCAATCATGTAGAAGCAGAGAGGCAGCGACGAGAGAAGCTTAACCAACGTTTCTATGCACTACGAGCAGTTGTGCCAAATATTTCCAAGATGGACAAAGCTTCTCTCCTTGGAGATGCAATTTCTTACATAACTGAACTACAGACGAAACTTAAGAACATGGAGTCGGAGGGAGAAAGTCCTAGAAGCATACCAAGGGAAGCACCATGTTTAGAAGCTAAGACAAGCACGGAGATGCAAGAATCGGTTCCAAGAATCTACGTCCAAGCCAACGGTGATGACGTTACAGTGCAGATGAGCTGTCAATTGGATGCTCACCCCGTGTCCAAAATCTACCAAGCAATCAAGAATGCGCAGGCAACTATTGTTGACACAAAAATGGCCGTTGGGAGTGAAAAAATATTTCACACATTCGTTGTAAAATCTGTAGGATCAGAACCGCTGACCAAGGAGAGGCTGATAAATGCGTATTCCCATGATTCCAACTCCCGGCAGCCGTAA
- the LOC142527881 gene encoding aspartyl protease family protein 2-like — protein MLRKEPVAPIFSVKMDGKFFFSLFLTISVSFSAALQYQTFELTSLPTPQDLSWLIQKDLELGVGDGASPESDDTFSLNLHHVDNLSPASNDTKESLFELRLRRDAVRVKALVTIAAANASRKPPLSRDFSSSVISGLGHGSGEYFTRLGIGTPAKYVYMVLDTGSDVVWIQCSPCKKCYRQADPVFDPKKSTSFSGVSCGSPLCRLLDNPGCTANRQKCLYQVSYGDGSFTVGEFSTETLTFRRTRVKNVALGCGHDNEGLFVGAAGLLGLGRGKLSFPTQAGRRFGDKFSYCLVDRSASSKPSYLMFGESSVSRKAVFTTLITNPKLDTFYYVGLNGISVGGVPVPGIASSTFNLDPSGNGGVIVDSGTSVTRLTRPAYIALRDAFRSGASNLKRAPDYSLFDTCFDLSGKTVVKVPTLVFHFTGAEVSLSASNYLIPVDSEGTFCFAFAGTTSGLSIIGNIQQQGFRVVFDLAGKRVGFAPGSCV, from the coding sequence ATGCTTCGAAAAGAACCGGTGGCTCCTATCTTCTCTGTAAAAATGGATGGAAAATTTTTCTTCTCCCTATTCCTCACCATTTCTGTGTCTTTTTCTGCTGCTCTTCAGTATCAGACCTTCGAGCTCACCTCGCTTCCTACACCTCAGGATCTTTCATGGCTGATACAGAAAGACCTCGAACTCGGAGTTGGTGATGGGGCCTCACCAGAATCTGATGATACTTTCTCGCTGAACTTACACCATGTCGATAATCTTTCACCTGCTTCGAATGATACAAAAGAATCCCTTTTCGAGCTCCGTCTCAGACGCGACGCCGTTAGAGTGAAAGCACTGGTCACAATTGCTGCGGCCAACGCCTCAAGAAAGCCGCCGTTGTCGCGTGATTTTAGTAGCTCGGTGATTTCTGGACTTGGACACGGAAGCGGCGAGTACTTCACTCGCCTCGGGATAGGTACTCCTGCCAAGTATGTTTACATGGTGCTCGATACTGGAAGTGACGTTGTTTGGATCCAGTGCTCCCCGTGCAAGAAATGCTACAGACAAGCCGACCCGGTTTTCGACCCGAAAAAGTCGACTTCCTTCTCGGGAGTCTCGTGTGGGTCTCCACTCTGCCGCCTGCTCGATAATCCTGGTTGCACCGCTAATCGGCAAAAATGTCTTTACCAAGTCTCGTATGGCGATGGTTCTTTCACCGTCGGAgaattttcaacagaaacattAACATTTCGGCGGACGAGGGTAAAAAATGTCGCCCTTGGCTGCGGACACGATAACGAAGGTCTTTTCGTCGGCGCCGCCGGTTTATTAGGCCTCGGCCGCGGAAAACTATCTTTTCCCACTCAAGCCGGCCGCCGATTTGGTGATAAATTTTCCTACTGTTTGGTGGACCGGTCAGCTTCCTCGAAACCGTCGTATCTCATGTTCGGAGAATCCTCGGTCTCCAGAAAAGCCGTCTTTACTACATTGATAACTAATCCGAAGCTTGACACTTTCTACTACGTCGGCTTGAACGGAATCTCAGTCGGAGGGGTTCCAGTCCCCGGCATTGCATCGTCAACCTTCAACCTCGACCCGAGTGGCAATGGTGGAGTGATAGTGGACTCGGGCACGTCCGTGACCCGGTTGACCAGACCCGCCTACATTGCACTGAGGGATGCATTCCGTTCGGGGGCGTCGAACTTGAAGCGGGCTCCGGACTACTCCCTCTTCGACACCTGTTTCGATCTTTCAGGGAAGACGGTGGTAAAGGTTCCGACTTTGGTGTTCCATTTCACTGGCGCTGAAGTGTCTCTTTCGGCGTCGAATTACCTGATTCCGGTGGATAGCGAGGGGACATTCTGCTTCGCATTCGCGGGTACCACGAGCGGGTTGTCCATTATTGGAAATATTCAGCAGCAGGGCTTCCGGGTCGTGTTCGATTTGGCGGGTAAACGGGTCGGGTTTGCTCCGGGTAGTTGTGTTTAA